Proteins from a genomic interval of Antedon mediterranea chromosome 5, ecAntMedi1.1, whole genome shotgun sequence:
- the LOC140049029 gene encoding 3-hydroxy-3-methylglutaryl-coenzyme A reductase 1-like: protein MASFISLRKVVSCQLSRRCMSTSTLLRQSSNGHSYGGLCDGKSQNRYQHKQKLDHVRYQSNKPKSADDTISVSMSNRQRYINNNVLETIDLSPLDDIHKDGVFTRNIENYIGTVKIPIGMVNVDVNGMYAKGSFSVPMATTEAALVASYSRGCKLVSVCGGINTVVVEKTVQRAPEFLFANISDANIFYRWFNRPEMFDRIKKAAETTTNYGKLKKTAATLHGNKVLTKFMYETGNASGQNISTFATNVAITEFLQDSPIQPQKWWLDAGGSQDKKASSGLFNNSRGVYVTGEVICPKDAVEQILKTTVDNLNEISESVTISQYMQGVTGLTCHAANALTAIFIACGQDVACVVESHVGVTEMRKTPEGDLRVRLTIPSMMIGTVGGGTDLPSQNTCLSMIQLPEENSRDALAEVIMGVLLGGELSLSAAMTAHHFSAAHKKFARSGVTKRV, encoded by the exons ATGGCAAGTTTCATTAGTTTGAGGAAGGTTGTTTCGTGTCAACTAAGCAGAAGATGTATGTCTACGTCGACCCTTTTGAGACAGAGTAGCAATGGGCACTCTTATGGCGGTCTCTGCGATGGAAAGTCACAAAATAGATACCAACACAAACAGAAGCTTGATCACGTGAGATACCAATC AAATAAGCCGAAATCGGCTGACGATACGATAAGCGTCTCAATGTCAAACCGCCAGAGGTACATTAACAATAACGTACTGGAAACCATAGACCTATCACCTTTGGACGATATACACAAAGATGGTGTTTTCACACGCAACATTGAGAACTACATTGGTACCGTGAAGATTCCAATCGGGATGGTCAACGTCGACGTAAATGGTATGTACGCCAAGGGATCTTTCTCTGTCCCTATGGCTACAACTGAAGCTGCATTAGTAGCTTCCTATTCCAGAGGCTGCAAATTGGTTTCTGTCTGCGGCGGAATCAACACCGTTGTCGTGGAGAAAACCGTTCAGCGAGCTCCAGAATTCCTGTTCGCTAACATTTCTGACGCAAACATATTTTACCGGTGGTTTAACAGACCAGAAATGTTTGATAGAATTAAAAAGGCTGCGGAGACTACGACCAATTATGGAAAGCTAAAAAAGACCGCAGCTACCTTACATGGTAATAAAGTACTTACTAAGTTTATGTACGAAACTGGTAACGCATCCGGACAAAATATTAGCACATTTGCTACCAATGTTGCTATTACGGAGTTTCTACAAGATTCTCCTATTCAACCGCAGAAATGGTGGCTGGATGCCGGCGGTTCGCAAGATAAGAAAGCGTCGAGTGGTCTTTTCAACAACTCCAGAGGTGTCTACGTCACTGGTGAAGTCATCTGCCCTAAAGATGCTGTTGAACAGATTTTGAAAAcaacag ttGATAATTTGAATGAAATCAGCGAATCAGTGACGATTAGTCAGTATATGCAAGGAGTGACCG GATTAACTTGTCACGCCGCTAATGCATTGACCGCCATTTTTATCGCGTGCGGACAAGATGTTGCTTGCGTTGTCGAATCTCATGTTGGCGTCACAGAGATGCGCAAGACACCAGAGGGTGATCTTAGGGTACGCCTAACCATACCGTCAATGATGATTGGAACCGTTGGAGGCGGTACAGATCTACCTTCTCAAAAC aCGTGTCTTAGTATGATACAACTGCCCGAAGAGAACAGTCGAGATGCATTAGCTGAGGTCATAATGGGCGTGCTTTTGGGCGGAGAACTCTCTCTCAGCGCCGCAATGACGGCGCATCATTTTTCAGCTGCTCATAAAAAATTCGCCAGAAGTGGAGTCACGAAACGGGTTTAA
- the LOC140048983 gene encoding 3-hydroxy-3-methylglutaryl-coenzyme A reductase 1-like: MSKLRILSRTATNVNSFGRYFSTSVLKQSSAGDDADFNARKSFHKVSNKATADIQVRNQSNQAESATATSVSLNNRNMYINQNALRNVDLSPLDDMYNDDTYTRSVEKYIGTVKVPVGMVNVDVNGIYAKGSFSVPMATTEAALVASYSRGCKLIRACGGVNTAVIGQTIQRVPEFIFRNLPDAYTFLQWFDRPEVFNALKLAAESTTNHGKLIKIVPNLHGNKVHVKFLYETGNASGQNISTFATNAAIMNVLPECPIQPEKWLLEAGGSQDKKASIGFYNNSRGLYVTGEMVCPKELVESILKTSVDNMNDANESTLMSLYMQGVTGLTYHASNALAAIFIACGQDPACVAESHVGVQEARKTPEGDLRLRITMPSLMVGTVGGGTFLPSQRTCLDIVQLPEEKSRLAFAEVILGVILGGELSIAGAMTAHHFSSAHHSLARKGNGVRK; encoded by the exons ATGTCGAAGTTAAGGATTTTGAGCAGAACAGCAACTAATGTTAATTCGTTTGGTCGATATTTTTCTACGAGCGTTTTGAAACAGAGCAGCGCAGGCGATGATGCTGACTTTAACGCACGAAAATCATTTCATAAAGTGTCGAACAAAGCCACCGCTGATATCCAAGTTAGAAACCAATC AAACCAGGCTGAGTCAGCCACTGCTACTAGTGTGTCACTTAACAATAGAAACATGTACATCAACCAAAACGCGTTGCGTAATGTTGACCTATCACCGTTGGACGACATGTACAATGATGACACGTACACACGTAGCGTGGAAAAGTACATCGGAACTGTTAAAGTCCCAGTTGGGATGGTTAACGTCGACGTAAATGGCATATACGCAAAGGGATCATTCTCTGTGCCTATGGCTACAACTGAAGCTGCATTAGTGGCATCCTACTCAAGGGGCTGTAAGCTTATCAGGGCATGTGGAGGAGTCAACACAGCAGTTATCGGACAGACAATTCAGAGAGTTCCAGAGTTCATATTTCGCAACCTACCCGACGCGTACACTTTTTTACAGTGGTTTGATCGCCCCGAAGTCTTTAACGCTTTAAAATTGGCTGCCGAGAGTACAACAAACCACGGTAAACTTATTAAGATAGTACCTAACTTACATGGTAATAAGGTTCATGTGAAGTTTTTGTATGAAACTGGAAACGCGTCTGGCCAGAATATCAGTACATTCGCTACCAATGCAGCTATTATGAATGTTCTTCCCGAATGCCCTATTCAGCCAGAAAAGTGGCTGCTGGAAGCAGGTGGTTCGCAAGACAAGAAGGCTTCAATTGGGTTTTACAACAATTCTAGAGGATTGTATGTCACTGGTGAGATGGTGTGCCCAAAAGAACTTGTTGAAAGTATTCTAAAAACATCAG TTGATAACATGAATGATGCCAACGAGTCGACACTTATGAGCTTATACATGCAAGGAGTAACAG GATTGACATACCATGCATCCAATGCCCTGGCCGCCATCTTCATCGCATGCGGACAGGACCCTGCCTGCGTCGCCGAAAGTCATGTTGGCGTGCAAGAGGCGCGTAAAACACCAGAAGGCGATCTAAGACTTCGAATAACGATGCCATCCTTAATGGTGGGAACAGTTGGAGGGGGAACATTCCTGCCTTCACAAAGG ACTTGTCTTGATATTGTGCAACTTCCAGAAGAGAAAAGTCGACTTGCTTTTGCTGAAGTTATATTGGGCGTTATATTAGGAGGAGAACTGTCAATTGCGGGCGCTATGACTGCACATCATTTCTCATCAGCCCATCACAGTTTGGCTCGAAAAGGGAACGGAGTAAGAAAGTAA
- the LOC140049042 gene encoding sulfotransferase 1E1-like, whose product MSASKDSIKSSIEHPDIEFQAGSGLHVYDGVPYPWFVHASTLEAMKTFEVRNDDVYVISFPKSGTTWLQEIVSMIYYEADVEKITSIHVEERVPHLEMSTAKPGNILIKKIANMPRDKPRLIKTHMAFDTMPPDFHNKKAKAVYVARNYKDICVSAFHFLKMFKAYSDDDRMSSWEDYLLKMMIPMKSPYGSWVHHVTSWWQNRHDENVLFLKYEDMKRDLRGNVIKICDHLGKTLSEEALQKTVDQCTFKKMSKNPMANFTGLTDFDLNVSTFMRKGGVGDWMNHFTVAQNKLIDSVLRESLTGTGLEFEYEPCEEKK is encoded by the exons ATGTCAGCAAGTAAGGATTCAATCAAATCGTCAATTGAGCATCCTGATATTGAATTCCAGGCCGGGTCTGGTCTTCATGTCTACGATGGCGTTCCATACCCGTGGTTTGTTCATGCAAGTACGCTTGAAGCGATGAAAACGTTTGAAGTACGAAATGATGACGTTTACGTTATATCTTTTCCAAAATCAG GAACAACATGGTTACAGGAAATAGTCTCAATGATTTATTACGAGGCTGACGTTGAGAAGATTACGTCGATTCACGTTGAAGAACGGGTGCCACATCTTGAAATGAGCACAGCCAAACCAGGCAACATCCTAATTAAAAAGATTGCAAACATGCCACGTGATAAACCAAGACTAATAAAAACACACATGGCGTTTGATACGATGCCCCCTGATTTCCATAATAAAAAAGCAAAG GCAGTATACGTGGCACGAAACTACAAAGACATCTGTGTGTCAGCGTTCCACTTTTTGAAGATGTTCAAAGCTTATAGTGATGACGACAGAATGAGTAGTTGGGAGGATTACCTGTTGAAGATGATGATTCCCATGAAAT CTCCGTATGGATCTTGGGTTCATCACGTAACCAGTTGGTGGCAGAATCGCCATGATGAAAacgttctttttctaaaatatgAAGACATGAAGCGA GATCTTCGAGGAAACGTCATCAAAATATGCGATCATCTTGGAAAGACCCTGTCAGAAGAAGCCCTCCAGAAGACAGTCGATCAGTGTACTTTCAAAAAGATGAGCAAGAACCCGATGGCCAACTTCACAGGTCTCACGGACTTTGACCTCAATGTTTCTACGTTTATGAGAAAAG GTGGCGTTGGCGATTGGATGAATCATTTTACAGTTGCGCAGAACAAGCTGATAGATTCTGTATTGAGAGAATCATTAACCGGAACGGGACTGGAATTTGAATACGAGCCTTGcgaagaaaaaaaatag